The genomic window CGGCCAGGAGAACGCCCGCGTCGAGATCGATTTCGCGCAACGGCTCGAGGCCCGGACGGGAGTTCCCGGCTGGATCGTCCACATCCCCTCCGAAGGCTCCTGGATCCGGCTCCTTCACTGGACCATCCCCCGAGGATGCGCTAGCGTCAAGGCGGCGGCGGCCGCGCTCCAAACGCTCTATCGCCCGGAAACCCTCGGCCGCTTGACCTCAGAAGCCCGGCTTGCGGCCACCGTGCGGGAAGCGCGCCAAGCGGTGCCCGCAGAGCTCCTCCGTAACCCCAACCTCTATCCTCCCGAGTCCCTCCTCGACCATTGCGTCTTCGCTCGGGTAGACTGGCTTTCCCCGTCGTCCCCCGCTCCCTGAGCCCCGTGGGCTCCCCGAAGACGGATCCGGGCGGAGCAAGGGGCGGAGGGGGAAGGAAAAGGAGATCAGCATCCATGCCTCGCTGGACGGATCGCTTCGAGCGCTTCGCGGTCGACGTCATCCTGGAGCGCCGAGACGGGAAGCGGGCAGCGGTCCTCCGCTGGCTTCTTTTCCTTTTGTCCCTCCTCTACGGCCCGCTGGTTCGATTGCGGCTCTGGCTCTACAACCGGAATCTGGCCCACTCCCATTCCCTGGGCTGCTTGGTGATCAGCGTCGGGAACCTCACGGTCGGGGGAACGGGGAAGACACCGGTGGTCGAAAAGCTTGCCCGGGAGCTCACTCGGGAGGGCCGGCGCGTCGCCGTCCTCAGCCGCGGATACAAAAGCGCGTCGCGACCCCTTTGGGCTCGATGGCGAGCTTCCCGGGGTGAAACGCCGCAGCCCGGCCCGCGCGTCGTTTCCGACGGGCAGCGGGCCTTCCTCGGACCACTCTTGGCGGGCGACGAGCCTTACATGCTCGCCTCCAATCTGCAGGGGGTCGTCATCCTCACCGGAAAGGATCGCGTCCGTTCCGGGTTGGCTGCGATCCACCAATGGGGCGTGGATACGCTTCTTCTCGACGATGGCTTTCAATATCTTCCTCTGAAAGAACGGCTCGACATCGTCCTGGTCGACCGGGAAGCACCCTTCGGTAATCGCTTCTTGCTGCCGCGCGGCACGCTCCGGGAGCCGATGAGCCATATTCGCCGCGCGGACATCCTCCTCGTCACGAAGTGCGACGGCTCTCCGCTTGCTGAGCTGAAGTCCGAGTTGCGGCGATACAACCGGCACGCTCCGATCGTCGAATGCGCCCACCTCCCGCGCTATCTCGCGCAGGTGAGCAGCGGGGAGAAGCGCTCCCTGAACTTCCTCCACGGCCTTCGCGTCGTTGCCCTTTCGGGC from Methylacidimicrobium sp. B4 includes these protein-coding regions:
- the lpxK gene encoding tetraacyldisaccharide 4'-kinase yields the protein MPRWTDRFERFAVDVILERRDGKRAAVLRWLLFLLSLLYGPLVRLRLWLYNRNLAHSHSLGCLVISVGNLTVGGTGKTPVVEKLARELTREGRRVAVLSRGYKSASRPLWARWRASRGETPQPGPRVVSDGQRAFLGPLLAGDEPYMLASNLQGVVILTGKDRVRSGLAAIHQWGVDTLLLDDGFQYLPLKERLDIVLVDREAPFGNRFLLPRGTLREPMSHIRRADILLVTKCDGSPLAELKSELRRYNRHAPIVECAHLPRYLAQVSSGEKRSLNFLHGLRVVALSGIARPESFENGLRKLGAEIVYSRRFADHHRFSEHELLRVLDRAKARSAAAIVTTEKDAVRLPFLSTPPPVPIYFLRVEIEFLQGAEALQSRIREKMRQRPPFAHAPSGRIRSLAEEPTANGAHPVVL